A genomic window from Triticum urartu cultivar G1812 chromosome 7, Tu2.1, whole genome shotgun sequence includes:
- the LOC125523625 gene encoding uncharacterized protein LOC125523625, whose protein sequence is MLQALKLPPATYQHKIYPGGKNRVTVTFISTLELLDGSLVPSSIPGAILDSYEDAEDSAAMEAIRFMENAYGKEMRGYHYTHVKRLENQVTHLVKWLTSSNETIKKLRKTCYYAVRYMNSYSAQIENTTAARHLKGQDNTKGVMKTALASIEGLTQRLRYIAMKFEQRLEATRNSFW, encoded by the coding sequence ATGCTGCAAGCTCTAAAGCTGCCCCCTGCAACTTACCAGCACAAAATATACCCAGGCGGAAAGAATCGTGTGACAGTGACTTTCATTTCTACTTTGGAATTGCTAGATGGTTCACTTGTCCCGAGTTCTATACCAGGTGCAATCTTAGATAGCTATGAAGATGCAGAAGACAGTGCTGCTATGGAGGCTATTAGATTCATGGAGAATGCATATGGCAAAGAAATGAGGGGCTACCACTACACCCATGTCAAGAGGCTAGAAAATCAAGTGACGCACCTGGTCAAATGGTTGACTTCATCCAATGAGACAATCAAGAAGCTGCGCAAAACATGCTACTACGCTGTCAGGTACATGAACTCATATTCTGCCCAGATAGAAAACACAACAGCTGCTCGCCACCTGAAAGGTCAGGACAACACCAAAGGAGTTATGAAAACAGCTCTTGCAAGCATCGAAGGACTGACGCAAAGGCTACGCTACATTGCTATGAAGTTTGAGCAGCGCCTTGAAGCAACCAGAAACAGTTTCTGGTAA